Within the Deltaproteobacteria bacterium genome, the region ACGGTTAACCTTCAGATTCATAAGGAGTGGCGCATGGATGCCAGTGAGCGAGTGGCGGTTTATTCCACTGGAGTAAATATTTTCCTGGTTGGTCTTAAGTATGCCTTGGCGGTGTTTTCCGGCAGCCTGGCTCTGGTGGCCGATGCCATTCACTCCTCGGCGGATGTGATTTCTTCGGCCTCAATCTGGGCCGGGATCAAGATTTCCCGCCGCAAAAGCAAGCATTTTCCCTATGGCCTGTACAAAGTGGAAAATCTGGTGGCCCTGTTGACCGCCGGGCTGATATTTTGGGCCGGCTATGAGATCGTTCAGACTGCCTTTGGTGAAGCCGAAAAGCTCCAGCCTCATCGCCTACCCTATGCCATAGGCGGGGTAGGGTTGGTGATTGCCATTCTATGGGGCTTTTCCCGGTTTGAACTCAAAAAAGGCCAAGAGTTGGGCTCCCCCAGTCTGGTGGCCGATGCCCAACATATTACTACCGACCTGTTTTCCTCCCTAATTATTCTGATCGGATTAATCGGCGGCTATTTTCAGATAAAATATCCCTTAGACAAATGGGCCGCCCTGATCATTGCTGGATTGATAGTTTGGGCCGGGCTTAAGATCGCTATTGACGCCATCCGGGTGTTACTGGACGCGTCCTTAGATTTCGGCACCCTGAATACGATTCGCGAATTGATTATGGAGACTCCTCAGGTGGGACAGATTATTTCCCTAACCGGCAGGAATTCAGGCCGGTTTAAATTCATTGAAGTGGATTTATCATTGAAAGTTAAGGACTTAGAAAAAGCCCATGCCTTGGCCAAACAGATCGAGGCCCGCATCAAGGCCAGAGTTTCCAATGTTGACCACGTGATCATCCATTATGAGCCGATCAGAAAAGAGACCATCGTCCAGGCCCTGCCGCTTACCGAAGATTATCATCATCTTTCCGAGCATTTCGGGGAGGCCCCTTTTTTTCTGTTGTTGACCCGACGGACTCAGGACCGCCGACTCCTGCGGGAGCGGCTGCTGGCCAACCCCTTTATCGAGGTGCCTACCGGTAAGGGCATCAAAGTGGCGGAATGGTTGCTCAGCCTGGGGGTGGATGAGGTTATCAGCGCCAAAAGTTTCAGTGGTAGGGGGCCGTTTTA harbors:
- a CDS encoding cation diffusion facilitator family transporter, translated to MDASERVAVYSTGVNIFLVGLKYALAVFSGSLALVADAIHSSADVISSASIWAGIKISRRKSKHFPYGLYKVENLVALLTAGLIFWAGYEIVQTAFGEAEKLQPHRLPYAIGGVGLVIAILWGFSRFELKKGQELGSPSLVADAQHITTDLFSSLIILIGLIGGYFQIKYPLDKWAALIIAGLIVWAGLKIAIDAIRVLLDASLDFGTLNTIRELIMETPQVGQIISLTGRNSGRFKFIEVDLSLKVKDLEKAHALAKQIEARIKARVSNVDHVIIHYEPIRKETIVQALPLTEDYHHLSEHFGEAPFFLLLTRRTQDRRLLRERLLANPFIEVPTGKGIKVAEWLLSLGVDEVISAKSFSGRGPFYVFSGANVEMIQTHLRSVEEIKANLNGQATEAEVIEASPSGSSTP